In a single window of the Streptomyces sp. NBC_00094 genome:
- a CDS encoding amino acid ABC transporter permease translates to MFDFLQGYDLLGAFWVTVQLTVYSAIGSLVWGTLLAAMRVSPVPLMRGFGTAYVNIVRNIPLTVIIVFTSLGLFQTLGVSLGADRFTTINFRLAVLGLTAYTSAFVCEAVRSGINTVPLGQVEAARAIGLSFPQVLRLIVLPQAFRSVVGPLANVLIALTKNTTVAAAIGVAEAALLMREMIENEAQLILISAIFAVGFLCLTLPTGLFLGWVAKKVAVKR, encoded by the coding sequence GTGTTCGACTTCCTCCAGGGGTACGACCTGCTCGGAGCCTTCTGGGTGACGGTGCAGCTCACCGTCTACTCCGCGATCGGCTCCCTCGTCTGGGGGACGCTGCTGGCCGCCATGCGCGTCAGCCCCGTCCCCCTCATGCGGGGCTTCGGCACCGCCTACGTCAACATCGTCCGCAACATCCCCCTCACCGTCATCATCGTCTTCACCTCCCTCGGGCTCTTCCAGACGCTCGGAGTCAGCCTCGGCGCCGACAGGTTCACCACGATCAACTTCCGGCTCGCCGTCCTCGGCCTCACGGCCTACACGAGCGCCTTCGTCTGCGAGGCGGTCCGCTCGGGCATCAACACCGTCCCCCTCGGACAGGTCGAGGCGGCCCGCGCCATCGGACTGAGCTTCCCGCAGGTGCTGCGCCTGATCGTGCTCCCCCAGGCCTTCCGCTCCGTCGTCGGCCCGCTCGCCAACGTCCTGATCGCCCTCACCAAGAACACCACCGTGGCCGCCGCGATCGGCGTCGCCGAAGCGGCCCTGCTGATGCGCGAGATGATCGAGAACGAGGCCCAACTCATCCTCATCTCCGCGATCTTCGCCGTCGGCTTCCTCTGCCTCACCCTGCCCACCGGGCTGTTCCTCGGCTGGGTGGCCAAGAAGGTGGCGGTGAAACGGTGA
- a CDS encoding amino acid ABC transporter permease yields the protein MKDRPTVLYDVPGPRARRRNLLWTLLFLVALAAVVWWVVSSLAEKGQLEWSKWAPFFTDARVWETYLLPALKNTVIAAALAMVIALPLGAFLGISRLSEHRWLRGAAGSVVEFFRAIPVLILMLFADAAYSEFTDISPDVRPLYAVVTGLVLYNASVLAEVVRAGILSLPSGQTDAAKAIGMRKGQTMTYVLLPQAVTAMLPALVSQLVVIVKDTALGGAMLGFSELLASVRPMSANYGANTIACFTVVAVIFVALNFALTTFASWLEGRLRRGKKSTGAVVGAGAVEELATPGEHLEGPAPPPDTR from the coding sequence GTGAAGGACAGACCGACGGTCCTCTACGACGTCCCCGGGCCGCGCGCCCGGCGGCGCAACCTCCTCTGGACCCTGCTGTTCCTGGTCGCCCTCGCCGCCGTGGTGTGGTGGGTCGTCTCGAGCCTCGCCGAGAAGGGCCAGCTCGAATGGTCCAAATGGGCGCCCTTCTTCACCGACGCCCGCGTCTGGGAGACGTACCTCCTGCCCGCCCTCAAGAACACCGTGATCGCCGCCGCGCTCGCCATGGTGATCGCCCTGCCCCTCGGCGCCTTCCTCGGCATCTCCCGCCTCTCCGAACACCGCTGGCTGCGCGGCGCGGCCGGCAGCGTCGTCGAGTTCTTCCGGGCCATCCCCGTCCTGATCCTCATGCTCTTCGCCGACGCCGCGTACTCCGAGTTCACCGACATCAGCCCGGACGTCCGCCCCCTGTACGCGGTGGTCACCGGCCTCGTCCTCTACAACGCCTCCGTACTCGCCGAGGTCGTCCGCGCCGGAATCCTCTCCCTGCCCAGCGGCCAGACCGACGCGGCGAAGGCCATCGGCATGCGCAAGGGCCAGACCATGACGTACGTCCTGCTCCCGCAGGCGGTCACCGCCATGCTGCCGGCCCTCGTCAGCCAGCTCGTCGTCATCGTCAAGGACACCGCCCTCGGCGGCGCGATGCTGGGCTTCTCCGAACTCCTCGCCTCCGTCCGTCCGATGAGCGCCAACTACGGCGCGAACACGATCGCCTGCTTCACCGTCGTCGCCGTCATCTTCGTCGCCCTCAACTTCGCGCTCACCACCTTCGCCTCCTGGCTCGAAGGCCGGCTGCGGCGCGGCAAGAAGTCCACGGGCGCGGTCGTCGGTGCCGGGGCCGTCGAGGAGCTCGCGACCCCGGGCGAGCACCTGGAAGGCCCAGCGCCGCCGCCGGACACGCGGTAG
- a CDS encoding molybdopterin-dependent oxidoreductase — protein sequence MNATRTAREPAYAPTRTDRLLAAVGGLVAAYVSLAVADLVASRVRPEAAPVPAVGGAVVDRTPAGLKEWAIRAFGESDKAVLQLGILLLLGLPAAGIGLLALRHRAAGSAAVGAFGLLGALAAVTRPDSDSALDAVPSLVGAAVGAALLYVLIGRLLAPRPGAAQADRRGFLIVAASAGLAATGAAALGRAVGSPVEENATASRAALRLPRPVSPAPPVPAGAQLRVPGISPFLTPNRDFYRVDTALVVPKVDAGRWRLRLHGSGVREERTFTLPELTARRIVERDITLACVSNEVGGPYVGNARWLGVHLADLLREAGVRPPSEGGPADQLVARSVDGMTIGTPVEEVMDGRDALLAFGMNGEPLPFTHGFPVRMIVPGLYGYVSACKWIASIELTTFDAYDAYWVPRGWAAEAPVKTQSRIDTPRPLARPAAGTVMIAGVAWAQHRGITRVEVRIDDGTWRDARLAAEDSRDTWRQWTYPWEATPGRHTLTVRATDGTGATQPERRTGTMPDGAQGWHSVVVTVA from the coding sequence ATGAACGCCACCAGGACCGCGCGCGAACCCGCCTACGCGCCCACCCGCACCGACCGGCTGCTCGCCGCGGTCGGCGGTCTCGTCGCCGCGTACGTCTCCCTCGCCGTCGCCGACCTCGTCGCCTCCCGGGTACGGCCCGAGGCCGCCCCCGTCCCGGCCGTCGGCGGCGCCGTCGTCGACCGGACCCCGGCCGGCCTCAAGGAGTGGGCGATCCGCGCCTTCGGCGAGAGCGACAAGGCGGTCCTCCAGCTCGGCATCCTGCTCCTCCTCGGCCTGCCGGCCGCCGGGATCGGGCTGCTCGCGCTCCGCCACCGGGCGGCCGGCTCGGCGGCGGTCGGCGCCTTCGGCCTCCTCGGCGCGCTCGCCGCCGTCACCCGCCCCGACTCGGACTCGGCCCTGGACGCCGTCCCCTCCCTCGTCGGCGCCGCCGTCGGCGCGGCCCTGCTGTACGTCCTCATCGGGCGGCTCCTCGCCCCGAGGCCCGGTGCCGCCCAGGCCGACCGGCGCGGCTTCCTGATCGTCGCCGCGTCCGCCGGGCTCGCCGCGACCGGCGCCGCCGCTCTCGGCCGGGCCGTCGGCTCACCCGTGGAGGAGAACGCGACCGCCTCCCGGGCGGCACTCCGACTGCCCCGGCCGGTGTCCCCCGCCCCGCCCGTACCCGCCGGAGCCCAGCTCCGCGTTCCCGGCATCAGCCCCTTCCTCACCCCCAACCGCGACTTCTACCGCGTCGACACCGCGCTCGTGGTCCCCAAGGTCGACGCCGGCCGCTGGCGGCTGCGCCTCCACGGCAGCGGCGTGCGCGAGGAACGCACCTTCACCCTGCCGGAGTTGACGGCACGCAGGATCGTGGAGCGGGACATCACGCTCGCGTGCGTCTCCAACGAGGTCGGCGGCCCCTACGTCGGCAACGCCCGCTGGCTCGGCGTCCACCTCGCCGACCTGCTCCGCGAGGCCGGCGTCCGCCCGCCCTCCGAGGGCGGGCCCGCCGACCAGCTCGTCGCCCGCTCCGTCGACGGCATGACCATCGGCACCCCCGTCGAGGAGGTCATGGACGGCCGCGACGCCCTCCTCGCCTTCGGGATGAACGGGGAACCCCTGCCCTTCACCCACGGCTTCCCCGTCCGCATGATCGTTCCCGGTCTGTACGGATACGTCTCCGCCTGCAAGTGGATCGCCTCGATCGAGCTCACCACCTTCGACGCGTACGACGCCTACTGGGTCCCGCGCGGCTGGGCCGCCGAGGCCCCCGTCAAGACCCAGTCCCGCATCGACACCCCCCGCCCCCTCGCCCGGCCCGCCGCCGGCACCGTCATGATCGCCGGGGTGGCCTGGGCCCAGCACCGGGGCATCACCCGGGTCGAGGTACGGATCGACGACGGGACCTGGCGGGACGCCCGGCTCGCCGCCGAGGACAGCCGCGACACCTGGCGCCAGTGGACGTACCCCTGGGAGGCGACCCCGGGTCGGCACACCCTCACCGTCCGCGCCACCGACGGCACCGGCGCCACCCAGCCCGAACGGCGCACCGGCACGATGCCCGACGGGGCCCAGGGATGGCACTCGGTCGTCGTCACGGTGGCGTGA
- a CDS encoding regulator, with protein sequence MRGHLPDENPGFVGRRTELERISAALAEHRLVTVTGVGGVGKTRLALRAAHRAAGRFPDGAWWTDLTPLDGDRLLIALVADSVDLADHTPGMASTALCRRLAEDRLLLVLDSCEHLADPCARLVAELLAAAPGLTVLATSRRPLGVDGERTIALDPLPPAGRDALELLRRAAGEDFPAAGPAGEVCVRLEGIPLALELAAAQIRIQGVEAVRDQLGTRLDTPPDARFALLAHTERVWPSRHQTLRAAIGWSHELCTPLERLLWARLSVFRGPFDLASATAVCAGGPLTRTTLPEALDGLVRSSVVRPPDAAGRHRMLDTIRAYGATWLERTGETGTVADRHAGHFRSLARRADTAWLGARQLRWYRSVDAHHTDLRTALDRLLRTDPDAALDLVGSVAFAWSCRGRLREARDGLEQALLLSGARGRARARALWALGVTLVLQGESGPAQEVSERCAREARYTEYEEALEEGCADAPAPGPYPRTGRPRPGDLTLDAAALAGLLALTTGRPMAAYVVVDHVLDAVPGGPADSAARLRCGLVRVFALTGLGRLAEARERALALRALCEELDEHWTRTALEYQLALTGLLEGEPAAAAGHARAMLEGTRRLGASLGVALGLDVLATALAAAGDGERAADVSGTGEAYWRSTGQPRRGLPGLRALREKYTDTARATIGEPAYEEIFLRALTGLPQDGLDRALRGSVQA encoded by the coding sequence GTGCGTGGACATCTGCCGGACGAGAACCCCGGGTTCGTAGGGCGCCGCACGGAACTGGAGCGAATATCCGCCGCGTTGGCGGAGCACCGCCTCGTCACCGTGACCGGCGTCGGCGGCGTCGGCAAGACGCGGCTCGCGCTGCGCGCGGCGCACCGCGCCGCCGGCCGGTTCCCGGACGGCGCCTGGTGGACCGACCTGACCCCCCTCGACGGCGACCGGCTCCTCATCGCCCTCGTCGCCGACTCCGTCGACCTCGCCGACCACACCCCCGGCATGGCGAGCACCGCGCTCTGCCGCAGGCTCGCCGAGGACCGGCTGCTGCTCGTCCTCGACTCCTGCGAGCACCTCGCCGACCCCTGCGCCCGGCTCGTCGCCGAACTCCTCGCCGCCGCCCCCGGACTCACCGTCCTCGCCACCAGCCGCCGCCCCCTCGGCGTCGACGGGGAACGGACCATCGCCCTCGACCCGCTGCCACCCGCCGGCCGGGACGCCCTGGAGCTGCTCCGCAGGGCCGCCGGGGAGGACTTCCCCGCCGCAGGGCCCGCCGGAGAGGTCTGCGTACGCCTCGAAGGCATCCCGCTCGCCCTGGAACTGGCCGCCGCGCAGATCCGCATCCAGGGCGTCGAGGCCGTCCGCGACCAGCTCGGGACCCGCCTCGACACCCCGCCGGATGCCCGCTTCGCCCTGCTCGCCCACACCGAGCGGGTATGGCCGAGCCGCCACCAGACCCTCCGCGCGGCCATCGGCTGGAGCCACGAGCTGTGCACCCCGCTCGAACGGCTCCTCTGGGCCCGGCTCTCCGTCTTCCGCGGCCCCTTCGACCTCGCGTCGGCGACCGCCGTGTGCGCCGGCGGCCCGCTGACCCGCACGACCCTGCCGGAGGCCCTCGACGGACTCGTCCGGTCCTCGGTGGTCCGCCCGCCCGACGCCGCCGGCCGCCACCGGATGCTCGACACGATCCGCGCGTACGGAGCGACCTGGCTGGAGCGGACCGGCGAGACCGGGACGGTCGCCGACCGGCACGCCGGCCACTTCCGGAGCCTCGCCCGCCGGGCGGACACCGCATGGCTCGGCGCCCGCCAGCTGCGCTGGTACCGGAGCGTCGACGCCCACCACACCGACCTCCGCACCGCTCTCGACCGGCTGCTCCGCACCGACCCCGACGCGGCCCTCGACCTCGTCGGCTCCGTCGCCTTCGCCTGGTCCTGCCGCGGCCGGCTCCGCGAGGCCCGCGACGGCCTCGAACAGGCCCTCCTCCTCAGCGGCGCCCGGGGCCGCGCCCGGGCCCGCGCCCTGTGGGCGCTGGGCGTCACCCTCGTCCTCCAGGGCGAGTCCGGCCCGGCCCAGGAGGTCAGCGAGCGCTGCGCCCGCGAGGCCCGGTACACCGAGTACGAGGAAGCGCTGGAGGAGGGCTGCGCGGACGCCCCCGCGCCGGGGCCGTACCCCCGCACCGGGCGGCCCCGGCCCGGTGACCTCACCCTGGACGCGGCCGCCCTCGCGGGGCTCCTCGCGCTGACCACCGGTCGGCCCATGGCCGCGTACGTCGTCGTGGACCACGTCCTCGACGCCGTACCCGGTGGACCGGCCGACTCCGCCGCCCGTCTCCGCTGCGGACTCGTCCGTGTCTTCGCCCTCACCGGCCTCGGCCGGCTCGCCGAGGCCCGTGAGCGGGCGCTCGCCCTCCGCGCCCTGTGCGAGGAGCTCGACGAACACTGGACCCGCACCGCCCTGGAGTACCAGCTCGCCCTCACCGGACTCCTGGAGGGCGAACCGGCGGCCGCCGCGGGACACGCCCGCGCCATGCTCGAAGGCACCCGGCGGCTCGGCGCGAGCCTGGGCGTCGCCCTCGGCCTCGACGTCCTCGCCACGGCCCTCGCGGCCGCCGGGGACGGCGAGCGCGCGGCGGACGTCTCCGGCACCGGGGAGGCGTACTGGCGCTCCACGGGCCAGCCCCGGCGCGGCCTGCCCGGCCTGCGGGCGCTGCGCGAGAAGTACACCGACACGGCCCGGGCGACCATCGGCGAACCCGCGTACGAGGAGATCTTCCTGCGCGCCCTCACGGGCCTCCCGCAAGACGGCCTCGACCGCGCACTGCGCGGCTCCGTGCAGGCCTGA